From Sulfurovum zhangzhouensis, one genomic window encodes:
- a CDS encoding transglutaminase-like domain-containing protein: MQNLKSKNFSLFILAITAFAFIYIIAKAAIIVDKRQIGTGDGIYTNCVSTSPYIKEKAETLVEGCQSNLCEVQLLLDYVTEIPYKVNNFKARNPAQTITNGYGDCDDKSNLLISLLHALDKEAYFVLVPKHIFVITPLEDVRVTDKKGMWIDGKKYYILESTAKGSTVGFPFKYSIDQVEMIFDPFQNKELKFQKILYK, translated from the coding sequence ATGCAAAATCTGAAATCCAAAAACTTTTCACTCTTTATCCTTGCTATAACTGCTTTTGCTTTTATTTATATCATAGCCAAAGCGGCGATAATCGTAGACAAAAGACAGATCGGTACAGGTGATGGGATCTATACCAACTGTGTGAGTACTTCACCTTATATAAAAGAGAAGGCTGAAACGTTAGTTGAAGGGTGTCAGAGTAATCTATGTGAAGTACAGCTTTTATTGGATTATGTGACAGAAATTCCCTATAAGGTCAATAACTTCAAGGCACGTAACCCTGCGCAGACTATTACCAATGGATATGGTGACTGTGATGACAAAAGTAATCTTCTCATCTCCTTACTTCATGCGTTGGATAAAGAAGCATATTTTGTATTGGTCCCTAAACATATCTTTGTGATTACTCCTTTGGAAGATGTGCGTGTTACGGATAAAAAAGGAATGTGGATCGACGGAAAGAAGTACTATATACTGGAGAGTACGGCAAAAGGTTCAACTGTCGGTTTTCCGTTTAAATATAGTATAGATCAAGTAGAGATGATCTTTGATCCATTCCAAAATAAAGAGCTGAAATTTCAAAAGATTTTATACAAGTAG
- the htpG gene encoding molecular chaperone HtpG: MAKHQFQTEIGQLLQLMTHSLYSNKEIFLRELISNASDAIDKFNYLRLTDENFKENEWSGKIFVKLDKEDNSLTIGDNGIGMNEEDLMNHLGTIAKSGTKAFMESLTGDAKKDSNLIGQFGVGFYSVFMVSDKVDVISKKAGEEQAYMFSTDGKGEYETKPVTKESHGTIIYIKLKEDEKEFLDKWRTEGVIKKYSNHIAYPIMLNYDTEETEGEGEDAVTKKVQKSEQANAATALWTLSKSELKKEDYIEFYKTLNHGDAEPLTYLHNKVEGANEFTTLFYIPKKAPMDMYRADYQPGVKLYVKRVFITDDEKELLPPYLRFVRGIIDSEDLPLNVSRELLQENRVMANIKQSSVKKILQSIKKLEGEDAEIFAKEYNRVIKEGIFTDYTNKELLLDIVRYKSSNEEGLVSFDDYIRRGNSEKKEIYYIIGENEKVLRSSPLLEAYKKADIEVLILDDKEVDEIVTPMIGQYKEWTLKDITTIDAPDSKSEEEKEEISKAFKVLTDKIKEVLGDEVKEVKISTRLTSSPSCVLKDSSDPMASMAHMFVQMGQEMPEIPLILEINPDHEMIKKLDTLSNDALFADMSWILLDSAKLAEGMEPKDKGAFASRIATVATKAL, from the coding sequence ATGGCTAAACATCAGTTTCAAACAGAAATCGGTCAATTGCTTCAGTTGATGACGCACTCTTTGTATTCAAACAAAGAGATCTTTTTACGGGAACTTATCTCCAATGCAAGTGATGCAATCGATAAGTTCAACTATCTTAGACTCACAGATGAAAATTTTAAAGAAAATGAGTGGTCAGGAAAGATCTTTGTAAAACTTGATAAAGAGGATAACTCTTTGACGATCGGGGATAACGGTATAGGTATGAATGAAGAGGATCTCATGAACCACCTTGGTACGATCGCAAAATCAGGGACAAAAGCTTTCATGGAGTCACTCACAGGTGATGCAAAAAAAGACAGCAACCTTATCGGACAGTTCGGAGTAGGGTTCTATTCAGTGTTTATGGTCTCGGATAAGGTTGATGTGATCTCCAAAAAAGCAGGGGAAGAACAAGCCTATATGTTCTCAACGGATGGCAAAGGCGAGTATGAAACCAAACCGGTCACCAAAGAATCTCACGGTACGATCATTTATATCAAATTGAAAGAGGATGAAAAGGAATTCCTTGATAAGTGGAGAACTGAAGGAGTGATCAAGAAGTACTCTAATCATATTGCGTACCCGATCATGCTTAATTACGATACAGAAGAGACAGAAGGTGAAGGTGAAGATGCCGTCACTAAGAAAGTACAAAAATCAGAGCAGGCAAATGCTGCAACGGCTCTTTGGACGCTGTCAAAGTCTGAGCTTAAAAAAGAGGACTATATAGAGTTTTATAAAACCCTTAACCACGGGGATGCTGAACCGCTTACATACCTACATAACAAAGTTGAAGGTGCTAATGAGTTTACTACACTTTTTTATATCCCTAAAAAAGCGCCGATGGATATGTATAGGGCAGACTATCAGCCAGGCGTAAAACTTTATGTGAAACGTGTATTTATCACCGATGATGAAAAAGAGTTACTGCCTCCGTATCTAAGATTTGTGAGAGGGATCATTGACTCTGAAGACCTCCCTCTTAACGTTTCCCGCGAGCTGCTTCAAGAGAACAGAGTGATGGCAAATATCAAGCAGTCTTCAGTCAAAAAGATCCTTCAATCGATTAAAAAGCTTGAGGGCGAAGATGCTGAAATATTTGCTAAAGAGTACAACAGGGTCATCAAAGAAGGGATCTTTACAGATTACACAAATAAAGAGCTACTTCTCGATATCGTAAGATACAAGAGTTCAAACGAAGAGGGACTGGTCTCTTTTGATGACTATATAAGACGTGGGAATAGTGAGAAAAAAGAGATCTACTATATCATCGGTGAAAATGAAAAAGTACTAAGAAGCTCACCGCTGCTTGAAGCGTATAAAAAAGCGGATATTGAAGTGCTGATCCTTGATGATAAAGAGGTTGATGAGATCGTAACGCCGATGATCGGCCAGTACAAAGAATGGACACTTAAAGATATTACTACTATTGATGCACCTGACTCTAAGAGTGAAGAAGAAAAAGAGGAGATCAGTAAGGCGTTCAAAGTATTGACCGATAAGATCAAAGAGGTACTGGGTGATGAGGTAAAAGAGGTTAAGATATCAACAAGACTTACTTCAAGCCCGTCATGTGTCCTGAAAGACAGTTCTGATCCGATGGCAAGTATGGCGCATATGTTTGTACAGATGGGACAGGAGATGCCTGAGATCCCATTGATCCTTGAGATCAATCCTGACCATGAAATGATCAAGAAACTTGATACTCTAAGTAATGATGCCCTCTTTGCTGATATGTCTTGGATCCTGCTAGATAGTGCCAAACTTGCTGAAGGTATGGAACCCAAAGATAAAGGTGCATTTGCTTCACGCATCGCTACAGTCGCAACGAAAGCACTCTAG
- a CDS encoding SixA phosphatase family protein, with protein sequence MKTLYLIRHAKSDWSDLSESDFERGLNKRGKRNIIRMSNALKEMEIKPDLIISSSAKRAKKTAKGLAKKLGYKDDLMLLDSLYMCEPQQWIETIQNIPEKYHSVFIVGHNPEITDVVNMLIDDYIDNIPTLGIVGFDVSSHEWKKFERHNAKLKFVIYPKMYI encoded by the coding sequence ATGAAAACGCTATACTTAATTCGCCATGCCAAATCTGATTGGAGCGACCTTTCTGAAAGTGATTTTGAAAGAGGTCTCAACAAACGAGGGAAAAGAAATATTATCAGAATGAGCAATGCTCTGAAAGAAATGGAGATCAAACCCGATCTTATTATCTCCAGCAGTGCTAAACGTGCAAAAAAAACTGCTAAAGGTCTTGCCAAAAAACTGGGTTATAAAGATGATCTCATGTTATTGGATTCGCTTTACATGTGTGAACCTCAGCAGTGGATTGAGACGATTCAAAATATCCCTGAAAAGTACCATTCTGTTTTTATCGTAGGTCATAATCCTGAGATCACCGATGTAGTCAATATGCTTATTGATGACTATATAGATAATATCCCGACACTGGGGATCGTAGGTTTTGATGTCTCATCCCATGAATGGAAAAAGTTTGAGCGTCACAATGCTAAACTAAAGTTTGTTATCTACCCCAAAATGTATATCTAG